The genomic DNA AGGGAAggagaaaataaattatttctagTTGATACATCAAACTGATgtgaaatcatttattttctagGGTACTAATTTACGTTGATTGCGCAAAACGGGagtttttgtgcttctttggtacatatctgtttgttttaataaaaattaaaaacacattgtTGACTGATGAACacctttttttgacatttttacctattatgacAGTTTgctttgttcacacatcgttttGAAATGGAATTTGATGGATtcgactgtcattaaagtgagaggttaagctagctataaaactaggtttatTCCTCTGATAATTGATGTGTTTTACTTTGTTACCTAAATTTGTTATTTCTCAATCGATTACTGACTTTTGAACATCGGAATACCAATGATGCCTTtcttaatccaccatttttacatataaaatgcctgtaccaagtcagaaatatgacagttgaaatCCATTCGTTGATGTGATGTGTATGAGCTTtcgattttgctatttgattttggactttcgtTTTTGAACCATCCTtaaagttcaatattttttgtgattttgtggTTTCGCgaaagtctgcatacattctcatagaaaatttgtaatttgatgGACATTAAAATCTATCGTTTTTAGGTAACCAcgaatccacgaaaattggtatccaccgAATAAATATGAATTCATAGTACCTAGTATTCCCACACAGAAATCTACCATAAATAGAATGTCTTTCAATTAATACACAAACCTCAACAACTATCAAATGTTGCAAGATTAAATCGTTCTTAGAAGGTCGACTTTGTTTTGCAGTTGCTAactgtacatacatgtatatgtattaaCCTTAGTTATCAAATCAAACCGAAGTATTtagaatttttctttttgttaaattacTGTATTTAAGCCAATTGAATTCAATCCCATATCCTTAATAACCTTTCGTTTTTCTTTGCAGGCATTTTCCAGCTGAACATTTTGGAAAATTGATCGGTCTTCATTTTCTATCTTCGAGTATACTGTGTCTTCTCAGATTTCCGTTTCAATCATTCATCAACACATCATTAAAAGGTGATCCTTTTTATGTGAGTATCAATTATTTTAACCCTTAATTGAAGAAATCATTGCAATTAAACTATCTTAAAAAATGTAGTGCACAGCTTAACTATTGACAGGATTTATACAATCAAAGTTTTATCCCAGAAACCTTGCATACATTGTTAACATTTCGATATCCTATCACTATACTTGAAATGTAACTTTATCTTGCAACGCATTTCACAAAGTGATACATACAATtaagaatggaaacggggaatgtgccaaagagacaataTTCCGCCCAAAGAGCTGAAAATAATCAAATGCCAACCACTAATCTCCCTGttataacaatataaagaataatttttgatgaattttaatttcaacatgttcatataaagataaaattgaaaatggaaattgggaatgtatcAAAAGGAACAACAACTCGATCAATGAGTAAGGCCACCAAAGGGTCTTaaacacagcaagaaaatatCGCACTCGGAGGCGGACTTAAGCAGGCCATTAAACAAAAAAgggtactagttcagtgaaaatggacgtcaaaTTAAACCTCGAaagatataaatgaactaaaagaaaaaaagaaaagaaaaaacaggCCAGTGTATCCTGAAATGATACAGGTGCAAAAAATGCGGTGAGGTTAAACATGCTCAGTGAGATCTCACACCCACACTATACCTCTAGcctatattttttaagtaaagacatttttttcttcttttcagaTTAACTTATTATTACTGGTGTTATTGATTTTATCGTGTGGTCATCCATTTTTAATATGGTACCATTGTAGAATTGGATTAATTAACAACAGTTCTTTGTCAAACAGCAGTAATGGTCGAGAACAATTAGTCATTACAATTGAAGATGAAAACGACAATAACCATCGAAGTATGATAAGATCTTAACAAACATATTAACTAGGAAGAAGGAGAGAAATGTTCAAAAAAGGAAGTCCCTATTTttcaatgtatgttttaatgcaAACACctacattttgtaaatgtatcAAAAAGGAACAATATTGTAAACGATAACAACCATGTGGGTCTATTGTAAGCTGTCAGAGTGTTTCAATAGGGTGATTTCATAATTGCAATGGATTTGAATAtgtaatacatataataaaaatatattcgaAAAAAAGGACCAAACTTGAATAGTGCTGTAGAACTTTTTCCAAAGTTTTAATATCACAAACAACAGATTTCAGATTACTAAAAGTTCAGTAAATTGAAGCTTTATAACACTGAGTAGCATAATTCAGTCAAATATTCAAAAGGATAGTTCTATTGATAGTTATAAATCATTGagtgtttgaatatatattaacaaaattcataaaatgcatgcaataaGGCAATCACATCATATCTGTATATCGGAGAAATAATggaattttgtttgaaataaatttcgAAATGTTATATGGATAATTATTAAACTGTAATTTGATATTTCTATTAGATGAAACTAAgtaatgtatttcaaaattgatataaaatccACTCCTTGTAAACAACTAATTCGTGAATGAAGCCAAACAACGAGTATGTatcattatatttcaatatgtatGTTACGTTTTATTTAATTGTATGTCTTCAGGATTCGTTTAATTtcgtttatttgaaaataaaataaaaaaacaaatatcatattacTAGTGACAACTTCTTTCTTTATATGTTTAACCTTATGGGTAAATCTAAGCAACACATTTGTACGTAGTAATCTTCTCCTGGTTAATGATTTGTGCAGACAATTTTGAATAGTTTTTGATTCCTGTAGAActgatactgtggattcattaatattcgttggataccaattttcgtggatttcgtgggtacaggagaaccatGAATTCAAAcgttcaacgaaatacaaattttggaaaggaatgagtgtagactttgccaaaaccacgaaattaaatatccacgaatatgtaagtttCCCTCAAACcccgaaaattggtacccacgaaaataaatgaatccacagtatacttGTATGCCTCATCAATAGATTGTTACCGAACTTAGGTAACGAGTGTTTTAGTCGTTcctttttttgaaatgtttctaAATGACCGGAGTACATATACCACTTGACAAACATACCTAATTGTTTTGACTTCTCAATCATGAAATTGTGGTTCCATATGAATATGTATGATTTGTGTCATGATGTTTAGCTTTATAAGAACtccaaaatataaaacagaagatgtggtatgattgccaacgaaaCAACTATCcgcaaaagaccaaaatgacacctacattaacaactattggccatcgtacggccgtcaacaatgagcaaacccataccgcatagtcagctgtaaaaggcaccgataagacaatgaatgtaaaacaattcaaacgaggaaaactaacggccttatctatttgaaaaaaatgaacgaaaaacaaacatgtaacacataaacaaacgacaaccactgaattctttttttatattatagaacTTTAGTAAATTTAACCCAAATTCAGGAAACGCACAAAATGTTACGAATAGAACTTAAATTGAATAATTAGAAACAGCTTACCGATTTGGTGAACATCTAGACATTAAGGTTTCGGTgtaattacaatttaaataagttaatgcaaaaaaaacaaacaaaaacaaacacatgctcattttataaaaataaagtttatcaGCGTTACACCTATGCTATATCTATTGAATTATAAAGTTTTCGATTAAAACAGTTGAAAGTATGTGCAAATATATACATTGCATcggttattttttgttattttttgtttttttttgttttatgctGTAAAAATAACTTGGATAAACAGGTTTAAAAACAAGATATGTCTATCTCAGATTATTGAAAGACTTCTGGTAACATTGAAACAACCATTTCCAATGAACCCGTATCGTCTAATGCTATGCATATCCCCGCAATGCATGACTattatgttatgtttattatgtTATTCTTATTCTGACGTAATAGAAACAGACCACTTGATTATAAATGAGTTAACGccgatttttatattttctggtgTGTTTTTGGAGTCGTCCGCCCTTCTTGTGGCAAATCAAATAAATAGAGGCAGTCAGCAGTTTGACATTCAGTTCAAAGCTAGAAGATCACAAGTAATCATACACTTAATAAGGGGAAATAACAATCAACCGGTCAAGATCCataagttaaattatgtttaaaggTAAACCATGAAAGTCTCAGTGTCTGAAAcctttgaaataaatgaatacatagGGTTGATGACCATGtttatcaaacagaaaaaaatatgttgaaatatccgtttcacagatgatatcgtcGTAACTACATTTCCGTTCTCTTTTCAGGAATGTGGCCTGCCGAATTGgactttttttgattttgtaattacacgagcaacacgatgggtggcacaggtggagcaggatctgcttactcttcgagagcacctgagatcaccccaatttttggttgggttcgtggtGCTGTTGTTGCCCTATATGTAACATTTTTGCCTATTGTGTCTGagttttttttcacacatcgttgtaaatataatgaaatttgatgcgactttcGTTATGATGAGAGTATTAGcaagctttaaaaccaggttttatcaaccattttatagaaaagaaaatgcccgttcaaagtcaggaatatgatagttgttgtccattcgtttgatgtttttgagctttttacttttacaatttataatttaaattacaatCCAATATACATTTCTACCTCCTTGCTGTCTATACATCTCGACAATGCATTCCGTCAGTCTACCTTACACAACTTGACCATTGAATATTTTTAGGATTAAGATTTTGTAGGCTATATGCAGCTTTAGAATTTAGGAAAGCTATGCCTTACTCGGTTAGaaaatccatgaaatgaggAGTGCTGTCTATTGGCTGGTATAAATATACACACAATGTATAGTGATATTATCGATATACTTAGTGTTACTTTTAGAAATATGAAATCTTTAATGGAAAAAGGGAGATAAGTCAAATGCAAATATTTGTCTTTGTGTTAAGGTATCATATCAAGTGTAATACCAACATTCGGAATTACTTAAACAGTCTTATATCATTATGCAATTATGCAAGTATATTGTTAATTCAGATTTTTGATTGCTTGAACTATAGCTTTCAACGTACAGAATGCAATTCAATTAATGTCATAATCATTCTCCTAAGATGTTACATAGGATACGTGTAAAGAACtaagtaaacatttattttttcttaaaatcaataaagcTACACTGTACAAGGCAGATAGATCAACAATATTTACATAGGTGTCTGACACTGCTATACTAGCTTTTCTTATTATAGATATGTAAATCTTTTAAGGTTTTTTGGCTTTATACAATAAAGAGGCATCATGCATATTTACTCTttttaaactgataaaaaaaggaaatgtacCTAATTCAGATAGTCCAACAACTTGTATTGGGTGATGTTTTTCTAACGGCATAACTTACTTACCTAATTAATCCTCTTCATGTTCGTGAAAACAAAAAGGCATCAACAAGGGACCTCCAACGGCATAAATGTAGACGAGATTGTGAACGCTTGAATTTTTTGCAAACAAAAAGTGCAACCAGCCTTTGcacataaatattgtttttctacaatattttgttgataCCATACTTTTAACTTTTCAAGCCAAATTCAAATAGGCGAGAGGAGGCGCCACTTATGAAAGCATGTTGAAAGGTAAAAAAGATGAGgatttgtttttagaataaatggaCTAAAATTAATTCTATACCTATTTCAGGATAATATGaatcatgtacatttttttcttttttgactttgaaaataatatatcacGTTTATATATAGCAATACATACGCAATTGAAGTATTCAAGATGTATCTTGATTAGGGTTACTGGCTCTACTTCGTAACTCTTAAGTTTaacgtattcaacatttaaaaggAATATAATACAGTATACCAAACATACAACCTAGAGCTATTAATGGTCatctttgtaaaaatataataatagcAACAGTGTATAccatattgaaaattaaattacgCAAACATAATCTTTATGGGATAAATATAGGCAAACTTATTTATAAACGCATCATCGAATCAATCATGTTATCTCcagagaaaacaaatatcaaaggAACAATACAAATTTTGCGTCAAACAATTGAAACAAATCCAGGAAAGTCATTAAACCCAACACAGAATATTAAATATAGCAAACATTATGGTTGAACTCATGTGCTACATAAACAAAACCAATTAGTCCGGGAAAAATATAGGTATAAGTATAAAGGTATATTTTATCCATATAACACTTTGTATCTTGCCAAGTATGTTCCAGTTACATCTGAAATGAAAACAGCTGATTCTATTTTGCTGAAACAGATGGATCTTACTTCCTCAATTCCATCTTTTTCACTAAGTAAAACATTACTCCTCTTTCCGTCACGTGATATGACTACAACTTTGTCGGAAATATCATCGGCTAAAAATATATTACCATAGTTATCTGTGCATATTCCCTGTGGGTCTTTCAAATCGTCACTTTTGAACTCCCAGACTTGTTTTCCTTTCCATTCAACGAATGAAACGGAAAGACCATGATTATCACTACAAATTATTCCGTTATTCGTTAACAAGAATTCAAAAAGTAATGTTTCGGATGCAACATTTACTGACCTCAGTGTATTTCCTTCTAAGTCAATCACCCGAATTTCATCATTGCGTTGTAAATGTAAACCTACAGCGATAGTATTTTTCAAGGATGACAAACCTAAACATTTCTTATATAGTTCTATAACTTTTTCGACTGaatcattatttaaattaatgattttaaCGACCATTTCGTTTGGAAAGGACACAGCAATTGTATCCTTTTCTAGTTCTGCAACGCCAAACGGTTCGCCtaatacttttatatttttctcgAAATTGCAATCAGTTTTAAATAGAAGTATTCTTTCTTTACCTGCAATGAGTATAACTCGATTATCAGTCAGACAAAGCATGGCTGTTACAACTTGTAACGTATCGTTGATGTGCAAAATATCTGTTTTTGTTTCCAGTTCCAAAGAAATATTTCGAAAGAATTGGTTATCTCTACATTCTACTTGTACTTCTCTAAATATGTTATCATTATCACGTGACGTTTCCTTCTTAACAACAAATACGTGTCCTAATGATTTCAGAGATTCGCAAGCAGATACTACTTTTAACACGTTTTCGTTTTCTTCCACATCGATGCAGATGTCTTTCAATCTATCATCTTGCCACAACTCATCAATGTATCTTTTGTATGGACtcaattgtttttcaatttgatgGACTCCAAGAAACTGTTGAGTTTTGGAGGAATGGTTACGTAGTGCCAGAAGACTGTGcaatatttcattcaaatctgttttcttttcttctatTTCGTTtataaatgctttagtttttgactTCTCGTTGTCCCAAACACTATCCAGTTCATTTTGTAGATCCATCTTTAATCTGTCTAAATGATTACTTTGAAGTCCTTTTGTAATGTGTTTGATATCTTCTTGAATTGTTTGCTGTTTTTCATCTCCACGTTTGATATTTTCTGCCTTTATTTTCATAACTTCATCAAAGGTACTCAATATTGATGCTATATCTTTTTCTAATGAACTTGTTATTATAGCGGTTTTTGTCTTATCTATGACTGTTGCTAAACATTTGATTTCAGAacattttgaatgttgaatggAAACGCATTCATCACAACAAGGTGTTAGATGAATTTGACAATACAGATCGAATTGTCTACTGTGTTCATGGCATTCGGTATTAATTTGCGGTAGTTTTGTGTAAGTTTTAACATTAAAAGTCTTGTGCCCGTGTGTTGATTTCAATCTTTTGTGTTGAACTGAGCATTTGGAACATAGCCCTTCATTACAGTTGTAACACCATATCACAGCTGCTGAAATCGTTTTGGCGTCTCCACATGGGCCGCATTTTATGCAATTGCTTGTCGCCATGACATTTATTCACACTGCAAGTAGTTTTTAGTATTATCACATTTTCAAAGAGATGCACACATTCTGAAATATAAGTTTTTTCAATTTACTCTTATCTATAGTTTctgtttgttgtttttcatgAGTACCggtctttgataaaaaaaaagtataacttAAACACTTACATACAAGACAATTAGAAAGATTGAAGTTCTATATAACATCAGACAAAATCAGAAGCAATTATGTAACGAAACAATTGACAACAAAGCAATGCCATATTCAGAAATTGTTACAAATTTGTTCTTGAGAATGATTGAAAAcacttttaatcaaattttatcGTTTTATGTTATAGTTCTGTTACTACCTTCAAGTGCAATGGTTAAGCGATCCAAATAACGTAAAATCACTCTACATGGATAATTTTTATGTACGATGCCTTGATGTCATAGTATTTATTTCTGGTTCGTTGACATTTTATTCTTGTTTTAGTGttgtatatttttcttataccGAGATTTCTAAAGCTGACATAAATGTATATCTCGATCATCAAGATGTTCGAATAATCATATTTCTAAGTGTTGACTACTATTCTGTTTACAGTAAAATATGTCCTTCAAAAAGattgtaattataaatatatacaaccaGGTTAGGAGAGGGtcgggatcccgctaacatgtttaacccctccacattatttatgtatgtgcctgtcccaagtcaggagcatgtaattcagtggttgtcgtttgtttatgtgttacatatttgtttttcgttaatttttttttttacagaaataaggccgttagttttctcgtttgaattgctttacattgtcctatcgaggccttttatagctgacgatgcggtatgggctttgctcattggtgacctatagttcttaatgtttgtgtcattttggtcttttgtggatagttgtctcattggcaatcatacaacatcttctttttcataacCAGTGTGATCATTCagatgtgtttgttttttaataaatagttaagttataacaaaataattcatataataattcatacagacttcgtcttcatttacaggtaatgcctgcctcatataaTTTTCACTCATACTTAAAATTTACGATTACAAATGCAAAATAATCTGGTAATTcagtaaaaattataataaccCCGTtctatttttatgatatttgaaaaGTTACAATCATACTATGAACCATTAACATATTCAAACAGGAAATgtatttcagggccttttattgctgactatgTATGGGATACCTCATTGTTGGGGACCGCATGTTGACATATTATTGATTAGTTCTGTGGGTATCTTGCGGgtatttgttttattggcaatcaaac from Mytilus trossulus isolate FHL-02 chromosome 8, PNRI_Mtr1.1.1.hap1, whole genome shotgun sequence includes the following:
- the LOC134727413 gene encoding uncharacterized protein LOC134727413; translation: MKIKAENIKRGDEKQQTIQEDIKHITKGLQSNHLDRLKMDLQNELDSVWDNEKSKTKAFINEIEEKKTDLNEILHSLLALRNHSSKTQQFLGVHQIEKQLSPYKRYIDELWQDDRLKDICIDVEENENVLKVVSACESLKSLGHVFVVKKETSRDNDNIFREVQVECRDNQFFRNISLELETKTDILHINDTLQVVTAMLCLTDNRVILIAGKERILLFKTDCNFEKNIKVLGEPFGVAELEKDTIAVSFPNEMVVKIINLNNDSVEKVIELYKKCLGLSSLKNTIAVGLHLQRNDEIRVIDLEGNTLRSVNVASETLLFEFLLTNNGIICSDNHGLSVSFVEWKGKQVWEFKSDDLKDPQGICTDNYGNIFLADDISDKVVVISRDGKRSNVLLSEKDGIEEVRSICFSKIESAVFISDVTGTYLARYKVLYG